DNA sequence from the Megalops cyprinoides isolate fMegCyp1 chromosome 24, fMegCyp1.pri, whole genome shotgun sequence genome:
GGTCTTGCTTGTCCGCTAAGGTCATTCACTTGCAAACGGTCCTACACAAGGAGACTCTGATCTTCCAAGGTCCGCCCCGCCACTCACAACATCCATCAAACGTTAACAACCTAGCGGGAACGCCTGAAGGTTAAACGTGGCCCTGCAAGACACGCTGGTGAGccagtggtgggggggggggggagttcagCTGTCCCCTGGAGAAAAGGAAGACACACGGTACACCGAGACGGCTCCGGCCCACTCCCAGCAGGCTGGCAGTACTCCCAGCTGCATACATAATCACCTGCTACAACACACCACTCTGCTGACTACACCAGCGCAGCGGTTTACAGAGAGCTGGAACTCCTGTTGAGCTGTGGTGATCCAGCACTGGAGCTTGCCAATGGGGCACTCCCTGTGAAATGGCACAGCTTCTCCGGGACCACACTTTGATTTCTATTCCTGATTTTGATTAGCAGAAGCCAGATTATACACACGGTTGTTTAGTCAGATGGTTTCATAAACACTGAAGCGGTGTGCTCGTGCTTCCTGTGGTGTGAACACAATATTAGCCAAAAAAATATTCCACATAATAATATGAATGCGGCTGTAAAACGATAATGCTTGTAAGCTTACAACATGTCTTTCCAATTTATCTTGGAGGGAACAGCAATCTGCAGCTAGATACTAGTCAAAGATCAGAATTAACTCTCATACTGCACACTGAAACCGACATTTGAATCCCTCTGTCTGACCACCAAGAGAAAGTAGACCGTGCCGAATATGAATAAGTACATTCCTTCTTTGAAAGAGGCAAGTAACATGCGGTACAAAATTTTAGTTCTTACATTTGAAAGTCTGGTATTGAATCTAATGAGACATGTTGTGAAGGTTCTTGTTTCAAATGCGACATGGATGTCTGTGTGGACCTGCTGACAGTGCTAGAATCACTTAAGCACCAAGCCTCCCCGTCTACAAACCCCTTCCATGTGACATGGGACGTGAGTAATGCAAACAGTCAGGCGGCAAGGGGGGGCTGTACTCTGCCTCCTTGCTGGGATGCCTGTCTGCCATTTCCATGGCGACCAGGCATGGCGCTTACTTCCTCCGGAACGAGGGGCTCGATCATGGGGGCGTCGTCCAGCCTCGGGGAGCGCACGGGCGACGTGGAAAGGCGCTTCTCCCACTCCGTGAGGCCGGCCCTGTCGGTGCCCGTCTCCAGAAAGGAGCGCTTCAGCTCGCTAATGTTCGTCTGGTGCTTCACCAGCATCTCAGGGGTCGCCGTGTCCTGGCCAACCAACCGCCACAAAATAGAGGGATGCAACGGTCCATTATTTATAACAACACAAAAACCTCACAAACGTCTGAAATGGAGGAACCATGAGAGGCTCTCATGGTCCTCATTAAAATTCACCACAGTccaaaatacacagcaaatGTCAGAAAACATATTGATTATTGCCACTTTTATATTAGTAACACTGCACATTGTGGAATACCTTCTgaaattgcacatgaatgcaaTGGAACGGCTACATAAAAGTGGCAACAATCTACCTTATCCAATCCATGCAGCATATTCTGACAGGTCAGAAGTCATGCTTTTCCAAAAACTGCCATATTACTGCTTTCATAAAGCTGTGTAGAATATCAGAAAGGCAGCTGTGTTTCAAACCAATGGGCATCATGCCGCTGTTTGAACAGATCCTCACTCTGACTACAGAGCCTGGGAATCAGGGCACCTCCGCAATCACGATGCTTCACACCACATTAACCCTGGCTTACATATTAATGCTGACATGACCAAACACAGGCAGTTAATCATCCCCACATCACTCATCAGGACaagccacacccacagagagGGTTAGCCAATCACTAAAGCAGTGGGAGGAGACATACGGTATGAACATGATGAGGGGTGGGATGGTTAAGAACAGGACAATGGTCACACAGCGGTCCACGTCAAACGTCAATCCCCTATGTTACTCCATCTCAGTCAAAATGCccgcatgcattttttttttcctcattccaTACCAACCTCTAACATCAGGTTGCTATGTTTGACAAACACATTCTCCCCTTTTACTCGTCTTACGAAACTATTctgcaaagacagagagaagaagtgACGTTCATGTCTGCAGGGGTCCTGCTGCCCTCAGCTGCCCCTCAGAAGATCAGCTGTGCTCTTCCAGTGCCAGCAGGGCCGGCACCGCTCGCACAAGGCCACGATGTCTGCTTCCTACCGACCACGTCCCCTTCATAACAACAGTACTTCTGCTTTTTGCCAACCTCTCAGCTGACCGAACGTGGAGACAATTTCCTAACTGTGTATGAAGTGGCTGAATGTTTTTCCGTCGGGAAACAGCTCTGACAGTATCCTCACTAAACTGAAGAGCCGTAGCTGGCCTGTGGCGCGCTGCATCAGCCCCCCACAGCTGTAATGAGGGCTTTGCAGTGAGCTGCGCCACAGCGAGAGAGCTCAGATCTGCTGAAGAGCGCTGACGCACTCAGGCCCTATGGCAACGGGCGTGGCGGGAATGACAGAATGGGATGcctgggaggtgggggtgttggggggtgcTGCGCCGCTCGCAGCCCCTCCCGTTTTGCGATGGAGTGAAGGAGCCTGGAAACCTCCGAAATGAGGCAGGGGCCCTGAGTACCTGCGTCTTTATCTCCGATTCGTCCTCCTGGTCCGACTGGCAGCATTAAAGTCACAAGCAAAGGGGGGAAAAGAGCTCGTTATCAGGACACAGCGAGAGGTTAACAGCCAATtccatcagagagagggagaggaagggagagagggagagacagacatcGACAAAActgtaagaaaacagcagaaaaacataGCAGGGCTATCTACAGGTATGAAGGTGAAGTCTGGAGAGTTCTCTCATTCAGAGCCGATTCCCTCCAGTGCTGGCTCAAGCATGTTCAGTAGTGGCTGCAAGTGATGGGCTTGATTGCCTCTGTGTTTCAGTTTCTGGTTCCAACAATTCTTTTATGTGCTGTTTGAAACAGCCTGACATTCATagcaaatcacaaaaaaagcactgacaGCACGCACCATTATAACACTTGctgtaaaaatcatttcacGTGCAATATTTTAGGATAATGAGTATTAAATGGAAATTGAGTCATTCCCCTTCAGCATATAAATTAGTTTCTATCAAACCTGCCACAGGACGAACAGCAGCTTGCAGTGTCCAGCATTACATTTATCTATATAGAAGATATCTGAAACTCATTTATGTGCATCCAATATATGTCAGAAGTGAGTCATGGCCAAGAACCGATGGGcagcacagattgtctgaaaaACTGATCACAGTAAAGTGCATTTTGTGAGAAAGCAGTTTCAGAAAAACTGATTCATGCACGCACCCTGCTATTCAGCATTACTGCGACCACATGAAGCTCCCTGTCCCATTTCACAGAGCACTTCTCCAAATAAACACGCAATTTCTCACGACAACACGCGTCAGAAAATGGGATGGCAGCTCAAATGCTGCAATTTCACTAGTGACGCACGTTCTCTGAAGCTGGCTACTGATTGGAAATGACATCCTTTGTACATACTAGATAATATCATCTGTTTAGCAACATGTTAGCTACAAGGTCTTCTAAGTAGCACCACCTGTAAAACCAATTACTACCCAACACggaaattaatttgaatattcAGGGGACAAGAGACATTTGGTTGAGCATTGGCATTTCATCTTAGTGCATTAACCTCAAATTTTACTGAAAGCCTCATCAGACCTGATGCTGCTGTAACAGACACGATTTCTATTACTACACATCAGCTTAAGATCTGTTTTCTAGTCCCTTCTTCTATATGTTCCTACACCGGGGCCTGCCTAAACACAAACCTCTGTGGCGGTGGTCTCGCCGTCGCAGGCGAAGTCCGTCTGCTCGCTGTCAGTCTACGCGGGTCCAATGGGAAGGCAGGAATAGAGAAAACTCATCTGGTCAGTGGTTCAGACACATGCGCCACCGACTAAAGATATTCGCTGGCTCACATTCACAGATGGGATTGCGCTAATGTGTTTGGCCTcgacaaacaaaaaaactgtctgCGCATAAGTAACGTAATTAACAGAGATGGGAAACAAAAAcgaaccaaaaacaaacaagcaagctACGTTTGCAAACAGACTCAGAGGAAGTTCAAAAAATTTATGGTACTTGTGGCGTTTaagtcacacacaaaaatcacGGTAATTGTGGATAAAAATTCGGTCTAGAAGCCAAACCAACACCTATTCATTTGCTGGACTTTATTCGGAAAGCCAGGTGCCCATgtctaattttcattttcaaagcaatttggtcaaatcaaatgtttttttttgaaggggggaaggagtgggtggggtttgggggaaaAGCAGATTATCTTAAAATAGCCTAGCCTTCCATGtgtgaaaaaatacagttgaaGCTAAAGCATTTCTAACAattagagataaaaaaaaaacatgacgcTTGTAAAACAGTCACCTGACTTTCAGTCCCTCCACTTTACCGAGCGGAAGCATGATGACAATACAGGTGTAGCAGTCTTTCTGCATTACGAAGTACCCTCGCTCTGCCACTCGTGCTCATTTAACTCTTGTTTTTTCACTTAGCTCGTATGTCTCACTGGAACAAGAAAATAATtgcatgttttctgaaaaaaatgtcaatcaGCATTTCTCAATGAAGCCCACAAAGAGTGCTCAGCTAGATTTGAAAggaataataattacaaattcCAACCTTTCCCTGGCTTTGTTTTCTCATTATCCTAGGTGAGACCTAGCTACGACCTGATGTGCTTATTAATCTTATTTGGTGATTGGCAAGGGAAACACTGACTTCATGAGGAGCAAATTACGGGCGTTTATCTGAGTTTGGCTGACAGACAAGCTATAACCCAGTGCTACCCAGATCTGAGCATGGGGGAAAGTCTTCTGAATAGCACTACAGTAGTTCGCTCGTGGTTCTTGTGCTGAGGATTTGCCCATTAGTTTCCTTCCTTTGCCACGAGAACACGGGCCAAACTGACTGTGTTTTTACTCTAAAAGCCTCTTAAGGCAAATCACAATGCAGAGAAACTCCAACACACAGTACACAAATGTGTCTGGATTTCTGTTCATGCAAACTGGATTTTGCTTAAACAGTTTATGGCACTAAATGTGACCGAGGTGGGTTAGGCACAAAGTACAATTATTTCCAATGGATACATGTGCATGGTTCTGTACTGGTTTGATACAACCATGCTGAACATACATGACCTGTACTCCATATATCAGCACACTACCTTCATATAATGTATTAACGAATAAAATACGTATTGCTTGCTCTAATATGAGGTGTCATCCTGCTAATTAATAAATGTGAGCACTGGCATTTACTGTAATAAAATTGTGATTCTGTGCAAATGAGGTTTACAGTGTAGGATCTAGAACTCTTCTTCATTATTCTGAAAGAAGCTGGCCTAATCTACACGAACAGCAGTTGAATGTGAACTTAATTCGGAACGGACCTTTTCCTTCACAATGAAGACCTCAAAGACATGCACGGTTTGAATGAACTTTGTGTCTAACCCGTTGTTAAAGGCTGACTCGATCGCTCGTAGATGGGAGCGCGTATGCAATGGTTCCCTGTCGGTTTGGGTGGACTGCGTGTTGGAATGAGTGCTGGGCAGAGCTGAGGTTCTGAAAGAGAGGCGCACTGCGGAGGCGCGCTGACACAGATCAGGACCGAAGCACTGAGACAGGTGGGGGGCGTAGTAAAAaaggggaaggggggcggggagCGCGTTTCGGGCCGAGGAACACACCTCTTCCTCTGAACTGTCATTCAGGCCATTGGCAAGTGAGGCGCTCAAGGAGGCCGCCTTGGGCTCCAGGTAGCAGAGGCACAAAGCCAGTGggaaggagagggtgagggcGTAGGGCACGGAGAAGGAGGTGGACAGcaggaagaagaagatgaaCAGGAAGCAGGGGATGAGGGAGGGTGACTTGATGGGCAGGAAGTGCTGCACGCTCTCAGGGAGGAAGCGCAGCTCGGACAGGTCGGGGAAGCTCAGGTAACCGTCGTCGTCCAGGAAGGTGGAGAGGTCGGGGAGgtgcagggagaaggagaagagcgTGCCGCCCTTCTTCTGGGCCAGCCGCTGCTTGCGGGCGGAGAGCAGCAGGgcctgctcctccagcagggcGGCCTGGCGGTCGGCGTGCGCCTGCCTCCGCCGGCAGCCCGCGCTGCTCTTGGCCGGGCTGACGGACGCCGCCCGCTTGCGGGCGTTCTCCCTGCGCCTCCGCCGTACCTTGGTGGACGACACGGGCGAGGAGGGGAGGGACAGCTCGGAGCGCAACGGGTCGGAGGCAAACAAAGAAGGCGACGGCTGAGGCGGGACGGGTGCAGATGGCGGGGTGGAAggagggtgggagtgggggggcgggggggcaaacacacacgtacacaagtACAGTATAGGGTCAAAgaaaagacaaggaaaaaaaaaactaattagtTAAAGTGTACACATGACaaagtgcttttaaattttaatcTACATCTGTGGGTCTTAGCGCTGGTTCTCACACACCCCACCGTCTGCTGGGTCCATTTCCAGTACTGGCAAGACTAACCTTCTACCCCAGCTACCCCAATCTCCTGTCAGAGATAATATATCAGCACTGAGATACTACAGAGGAGGcagaaaatgcagacacagggtGTGTGAGACCAGGATTGGTAACCACTACTTACTCATAAGAAACCTTATACGTGTATTTCCATATACATCACTGAAGGGAAAAATGATCTTACTGAAAATGCTCTACTTCTGCCTTTGGACTGAAAATAGTTACCCTCTCAAAGAAAGAGTTACCCTCACATCAAAGCACTGTAAACTACCATACAGTAATTTTCCCCTCTTCTTGTGCtcaacagaaataaatctgaatgctgtTCTTCTCATTAATATCACCAATGGCTTTTTGATTTGGTCTAAGGACAAAACAAACGTGAAAATGAGAAGAAACCTTTAAAGGAATGtacaaaaaagacaagccaATCTGACAGCCACAAGAGAGCGAGGCGTCACTGCAAACCCATGGGCTGAATCGTTTCTGATAAAATTACAGAGCTCTCGCTGGTGGCAGACACAAGGAGCAGAGCAGGGGACGGGGGGTTTCCTTCTGTGGGGAATGTGATCAGAAAGGCAACTCTTCTTTCCTCTGGCTACTGGTGTTTGAGGAAGGGCTATGGAAGAATTAGCAGCAAAGACGAGCTAATCACAGAAAGCCCTTTCCCCAGTCAAACGGTTTGGGAACATCTGATAGCGAAGACCTCTTCTTCTACAGCCGATCCAAAATAATGCCTACTACATATGTCATATTTAATGAAGAACTGAACAGAcactttttgtacattttgcacagaggagaaacacacaccctccaATATATGTGCACTGACTGCATGCCTGGAAAAAGCCATACTCCCAGCAATCACCATTAGTTTATCTCTTAATATTGTATCTCAATAGCATTATGGCCTCATAGCAGTCCTACAGCCCTTCCGATGCaatacactgctgctctgatcatTTCCCTCTTAACTGTtagaatttacattttaatgtcattttaatgctACATTTAAAGCAGTCTCACCTTCTGCCTGGAAGGTTAGGTCTTTAACCCTATTGTTGTGCTGTGGCTTCATTCCTATTTCTACATTGTGTTGAGGCTGTACCTCCCTAATAACACCCTGCTAATACTGCCTCTCAGAATCTCCACAGTGCGTGATTTCAGCAGCAGTGGGAAAGCATGGCTTGGCAGCACAATTGTGTCCATGTATTTTGAGCTGATGAGGACAAAGCGGGGGAAATAAGTACGTAAATAATAAATGGGCAGCAGCCCTCCTGTGGGTGTCGGCCTAATAATACTGCTGTGCACTGAGACAGAGCTGGGGTGGGGCTGTGGAGATCCTGCTAAAGAAgccccactcctcctcccccccccggggggggggggtctaatGGAAGAGACAACTAAGGATTTGAGTCCTGCAGGCTGGTAGTGTGCTAGAGGCCAGGGTATTAATGTTCCTCCACACTGTAAAGGTGACAGTTGTTATCCTCGGCCATCCCTCACAGTGTAAGAGGGGACCTgattcccctccccctctggcTGTCGGGGAGCGAGGAGCCTTGCCGTTCTCCTCAGGGAAGGCCAGAGGGACGATGTCTGTGCGCAGGAAAGAGGCCCGCCACGTCTTGCGGGACAAGACCGAGACCCACCTGACCACAGAGGCCAGCAAACCCAGCGCTATCTGAACTGCAGTTAATGAAGCAGAGTCCGCTCCAGAGCACTTGGAACACACTGCCTGCTGAGGGGGCGGTCTGCACAGCATTCCAGCTTCGAAATGGAAGGTAGCATCAACAGCTGCCATGGATGCACTCCAGTGTTAACGGACACCAGAGTCTCTTTGGATTTTCTGCCAGATCTGTATGCTTGCCTCCTACCGACCCTGAATTGCTGTACATCACAATAACTGCTTTACCATGTCCTGTCACCTTCCAATGAATTAAGGCTGACTTGCAAGTGTCAAAATAGTTCCACATTCTCTGATGACAGTTCTGGATAAGGGAGTTGGAAAAATTTCAGGCCATATTCTCAGTCACCCTGTGGGAGCTGGAGCTCACCGCTGACCAACAGATCAGCATCACCAGTTTTTCTGGTGGTTCTGAAAACAACTTAAGCATCAGTATGACCTTGTTACATATCCATTCCACCACGGGGTTTGTGTTATTCCTGCAGGTGACTGTCTGAAGACAATTTTGCGTTTATGTtttcctgagctctcttttaTTGTCTCATTTGTGAGAAAATTCCACCAGCAAACGCTTTCGATGTTTCCACAACCTTGAGTCTGTCTCAAGGGTGGTCTCTCAGCTGTAAACACCATAAAAACGAGCCTTATTGATTATCTGGGTCATTCCCGTTGCATTTAAACATAAGATAATAACGGTCTGAGGTTTCAGAGAGATGTAAGCCAAAGGGATTTCTGGGAAAGGAGGCAGTACCTTCGTGTCGTATCGCACAGGCGTGGCCGGGGCCGGCTCGGACGGCTCCGTGGCGGTcgtcttctcctcctcctcccgctcgGCCTTCTCTTCCTCGGCCTTCTTCTCCGGCGTTACCGAGGTGATCAGGTCGCCCGCGGCGATGACCTTGGCCGCCCCGTACTGGGCGGTGCTCACCTCTGAAGCGGACACGGAATCCTTCATGAGTATTTCGTGGTTTTCAGTCACGGGGGCTGGATCGCAGGGGGAGACACGGGAACACTGAGGCTAGCGGGGAGGAACCGGCGTTCGGCTTCACCACAGTCACCACACAACACAGACCATCACAACCAGGAAGCAGGGATCTGATAATGAccacgatacacacacacacatcaaagtgCAGGACAAAGAGGGCTGATGCTCCTTTCAGAAATCACCCCTGGGCTCTCACCGGTACAACCGAAAGGTCTATAGACGGCATTTGCACACAGTGTTCATCTCATTGGGGGCTGTGATTTAAGAAGCCACCCCGGGGCTCTTCCAATCATGTTCTGTCTGATTATGCTCTCCTGAGCCTTCATTATCTCCTTTCAGgttttaaataatgcaaatatcTCTCTGACACCTTGGTgcggtgggggcgggggctcTTCGCAAACACCAACTGCCTCTGAACATCTCGGTTTTTAATACTCATTCAAGATGAGGCTACTAGACCTATGACATATAATAGCGATGCTCTGAACTCACTAACACAGCACATCTTAGCTTTATTCCACTATTTGTTCTGAGAGCCAGATCAAATCAAGCTGCCGATTCCTTTCTCTGCCCGATATCTCTTTATGGAGACAgattaaaaggaaacaaatgccacgcttacatttttttttaacattattactGAAATCTACCAAGCATTTGGCAGGTTGTAAAAGCCTCTCTGCAGTGCAAAAGATGAGAAAGACTTTGTTTAATATCAGACCCGTCATTTCTTACAGCTGGATTTAGCTAAATCCAGCAGGCGACAGAAGCAGAAACAGAGGCAGTCCGGAGGCCAGGCTGTAGTAATAACCGGACTTGGTCGGCCGCGCCAGCGATAGTGCCGTAACAGCTGGCTCCTGCGGAGTTCCCTGGAGGCAGAAGCCGTCTCCTAATTAATCACTGAGGAAGAAGAACGCTGCATCGATACGCAGCTAGAGAACATAGAACCGCACTGCATCTGTAACGCCTGCATTTCTGTGGGCGACGCTGAATGAACTGCTCCTGGCTGAAGCCATCTGGCTGGACGCATTCAGCGTGGGTTTGCTGTGACGGGTAAGGACATTAACGGCGGTCTGGGAAAGGAAGATAAAAGAGGGGGTAGGAGTATGCAGCACTGGTGACTCTTCAAAGCAGGAAGTGTCCAGATAGCCCTTCAAAACAGCTAATGGAGACCAGACTCCAAGATCTAGAACTTAGTCAAAGTTTCTGGCTTGCTGCTTATGATACAGATTAATATTTTTGcatgacaaaaaagagaaaaagatttGTATTGTCCAGCAACCACGGGGTACAAATATCTCCTGCAGGCTCTCACCTTTGTTACAAATGTGGCTCGATAAATAGACTGCCAACCCTGTGAGAGGCCCAGCACGGAGGTGAGTGACTGAAGAGGAagagtgagcatgtgtgtgtgtgtgggggggggggcacggcaGGCCACGCCCCGCGGCTTTGGGGAGGCACCTACCACCATCCAGGCTGCGGGACATGGTGTAGCGCTTGCTGGAGGAGCGCTCGAAGTAGGGCGCGGGGCGCACAATCTGCGAGCTAGCCCGGCGCGTCTGCGCCTGCGTGCGCCCGCTGTAGCGGAACTTGGAGCCCAGCGTCAGGAACTTCTTGGGCGGCGCTTCCGGGGACACCaacctgcagggggggggggggggatgaggtGCAGAGGGGGCGATGCTTCAGATTTAACCGGAGTATGAGGTGTGCCCTCCTCCCTGAGAGGCACAGTCCTGCTACAGTCCTGCCACTGTCGGAGTGTTCAAACGGAAAAAGGCTGAGATGAATTTGACATTTGCTGGAGAAAGGTCAAGAGAAATTTTACGGTGAACATCTGGGGAGGTGTTTGGCTGGATGCACAGGGCACAAACAAAGGAAgtggcatttaaaaagcataatttAAAGAGAGCCGCACAAACAACCGAAGCTACATGGTTTCCACTTTCTCTCAGAGGCACTCCTGAAGGTGAGACCGTGGCAGTGCAACGTAAATGCACCAGTCATGTGAGCAAAGTACATTTACagggttttcaaaaaaaaaaaaaaaaaaaaaaacacacaccttaTACAGACGTGGTTCATCTCCTAGTCTCCACGTCTTTGCAGTGTCCTATACCTTAAACCATCCAAATGGCCTTTTGGACACAGGCCCAGCTCTCACCTGAAGAAGGTGTGGTGCTCCACGCAAACCTTCCACAGCCTCTTAGCCGCCCGGTGGTTGGGCAGCTTGAACCCGATGGTGCTTTCGAACTGCTCAAACTGGTGAGAGAGAAGAAAGCTGGTGAGGGTGTGTTAGCGACGCCAGACTCCAGCCTTCCGGCTCCCGGCTCCTGCTACTGAGATCCTGCCAAGCCCTGAGATTATGGATGGGACCCCATGCGTCCAGATAAGGCCAGTAATATTTACTGCTAGTCTGTCGCAGAGATTACAGAGCACTGCACATATATTCCCTTTTCCCGGGCTGATAGGGCTGGTGGttagaggggagagagaaattgCAGCAATCTCTCCATAATGGCGATGGTGATATGGATCACAATCCAGCCATTCTGCTGGTAGAGAGAGGCAtcaaccccctcaccccctcccagGCAAACAAAAGCTACAAGTGATGTGAAGACAAAAGCACAGCAGTCTGAacaatgtgatttattttgacaCCATCTTGTAAACGTGCTGAAAAGCCCAATCTAATCTGCACGCAGATCAGCAGACTCAACAAAGGGGATATTTTTAACATCATAAATATTCAATCTGCCAGAAGAATATCAGTGACTTGGTAAAGCGACACCTTTCTGCAACACAACTGAGGGCGATCTCTGTGCTTGTatcattctgtttgtgtttttctcactGTGCAGATAGTGGAATAGACTGTGAGCATACTTCTTTGCCTCAAAAAGTACTTCAATGATGGTCCAGAATTAAAAGGATCCTTTCAACGACAGCATTAGCAGAGAGATCACAACAAACAGCACGATCCCTTCACTTATAATGAGAATAAGATATTCAGATGCAGttacacagcacaaacactgacGATCTTGTTAAAgttattcaaatgtaaacacaaacacaagctaaCAGACTTATAGGTCAATCGTTGTGTAACCTGATGACGCGCATCCCTGTGGAGCTAAGCAAGCTGAAGGCATTTGTTCCAATTTGCGCTGTGCTGCAAAGCAGCGGGACTTCCCTCCTGCCTTCGCGACGGAGGCACTGTTTGCCGGCTCCTCGACCCCCCCCTTGAGCGGATGTTGATGCAGAAGTTGCAGCATTTGCAGGAGACCTCGAACGGTTCGGGATGCTTACCTCTCCGGGGCGGATCTTGATGTAGAAGTTGTTGCGCTTGTAGGAGATCTTGAGCACTTTGGGCCAGGCGAAGCGGTTGATGCGCAGCCTGTCGCGGTAGATGAGAAGCCCGCTGGCGCACACGCCCAGCATGATCTCCACCCCCTCCGAGTCCTGCCGAAAGACACGCCCCCCCCGTCACCAACTCGGCAGATTCAGCACAAGGAGGACCGGCAAACGCCTCACCGCTGGGGGAGGAGGCAGCCATGGCCTTGGAGTACCAGAGACAGTTCTGCTTTTTGATTTACCCAAGCTCTCGATTACTTAACCCGGATCAGTTGTTATGTAAAATTAACCCGATTATGTGATTCAGGGCTTGGATGGAACAGAATCCAGACCCACCACTGCcactccaggaccagggttacCCATTTCTACTGTAGTTCTTCTTCCTATGTGCTGTGTTCCAGAAATATGTGGTTTGAGAAATGGTGTGATATGACTGAAGTTTG
Encoded proteins:
- the LOC118771203 gene encoding band 4.1-like protein 3 isoform X4, whose product is MTTESGSESEPKQQQQQQQQQQPPPPQESNAAVPAQAPPTQVTQPFDREQFPAAAGHSTPAKKDQNGEREAEGVPPSKPEYQPFEDDKASHRSSSSKLSKSPLKTAKKPKNMQCKVTLLDGSDYTCVVEKRARGQVLFDKVCEQLNLLEKDYFGITFRDMENQKNWLDPAKELKKQIRSGPWNFAFNVKFYPPDPAQLSEDITRYYLCLQLRDDVVSGRLPCSFATHTVLGSYTVQSELGDYDPDELGIDYVSEFRFAPNQTKEMEEKVMDLHKNYKGMTPAEAEMHFLENAKKLSMYGVDLHHAKDSEGVEIMLGVCASGLLIYRDRLRINRFAWPKVLKISYKRNNFYIKIRPGEFEQFESTIGFKLPNHRAAKRLWKVCVEHHTFFRLVSPEAPPKKFLTLGSKFRYSGRTQAQTRRASSQIVRPAPYFERSSSKRYTMSRSLDGAPVTENHEILMKDSVSASEVSTAQYGAAKVIAAGDLITSVTPEKKAEEEKAEREEEEKTTATEPSEPAPATPVRYDTKPSPSLFASDPLRSELSLPSSPVSSTKVRRRRRENARKRAASVSPAKSSAGCRRRQAHADRQAALLEEQALLLSARKQRLAQKKGGTLFSFSLHLPDLSTFLDDDGYLSFPDLSELRFLPESVQHFLPIKSPSLIPCFLFIFFFLLSTSFSVPYALTLSFPLALCLCYLEPKAASLSASLANGLNDSSEEETDSEQTDFACDGETTATESDQEDESEIKTQDTATPEMLVKHQTNISELKRSFLETGTDRAGLTEWEKRLSTSPVRSPRLDDAPMIEPLVPEETKEEEKPVAADVTEVKHSTVETTASKSEETVQQGEPSQPEKGHLVGVAEGMQEAEPVSPVLKTEAVSFSSAAQDEREEFATKDVPVVHTETKTITYESSQGDTSSDGDPGILMSAQTITSETTSTTTTTHITKTVKGGISETRIEKRIVITGDADIDHDQALAQAIKEAKEQHPDMSVTKVVVHKETEITPEEGDE